A stretch of DNA from Hoeflea ulvae:
GGAGGGAGGCCGAGCTTTTCTCCTCCCGCTTCCGGGAACTTAAAACGGCGCAAGGCGCAGGAGAAAGCTGAGAATGAAAATTGTAAAGGCCGAAATCTTTGACATCGACTGCCCCAGGCGCAAGTCGTGGCATCCGGTTCTGCTGCGGCTGACCACGGATGAGGGGCTGACCGGTGTCGGCGAAGCGGCCATGGCCTATGGGGTGGGGCGCAGCGGCGCTGCTCATCTGACGAAAAACCTGGTGGAATCCTTTGCCCTGGGCGCGGACCCGACGGACACCGAGCTGCTGTGGGAGCGGATGTACCGCGAATCCTTCTGGGGCCTGGGCGGCGGTGCGGTGGTGTTCGCTGCCATGAGCGCCATCGACATGGCTTGCTGGGACATCAGGGGCAAGGCTGCCGGCCTTCCCGTTTACAAGCTTCTGGGCGGCAAGACCAATCCGTCGCTGCGGTCCTATGCCAGCCAGTTGCAATTCGGCTGGGGCCAGGAGCAGGTCGAGAGCCTGACCGATCCGAAGGACTATGCAGAGGCCGCGCTGCGCGCAGTCGCCGAAGGCTATAGCTGCGTCAAGGTCGACCCGCTGATGTTCGATGCCGAAGGCAAGCGCCATTACGATCTCACGCGGATGTTCCAGCCCGCCCAGATCCGCATGTATGTCGACCGTATCGAGGCCATTCGTGATGCGATCGGCAGCGATGTCGACATCATTCTCGAAGTGCACGGGGCGACCAGCGTCACCTCGGCGCTTCAGATTGCACGTGCCTGCGAGCATCTCGACATCTTCTATTATGAGGAGCCGGTGAATTACCAGAACCCCAAGCTGCACGAAAAATTCGCCCAGGGCACCCGCATCCCGGTCGCCGGCGGCGAGCGCATTTACACCCGCTCCGGCCTGCGCCCCTATCTGGAAAGCCAGAGCCTTGATGTCCTGCAGCCCGATATCGGACTGACGGGCGGGCTGACCGAGGCGAAAAAGGTCTGCGATTATGCTCACATGTATGATGTCGGCATTCAGGCCCATGTCTGCGGCAGCCCGATTTCAACCGCGGCCGCCCTCCATCTCGAAACCGTCATCCCCAATTTCACCATCCACGAACATCACACCTATGCGATGAAGTCCTGGAACATCGAACTGTGCGATGTCGACCTGCAGCCGGTGCAAGGAACATTCACCGTTCCCGAAACGCCGGGACTTGGCATCGGCCTCAACGACGCCGTCGTCTGCAGGTCGCCGAACATGGTGATCACCGCCTGAGGCAACGGGACCACACCGGCTCATCCGGACCGGATCCCGTGGGCATCCTCTGTAACTGCGACAGCGCCGCCGGTTTGGTCGGATCCGGCGACGCTGTCGATCTTACTTTGCGAAAAGAGGCGGCTCTGCGAAGCGCATCGGCCGCTGACACGGCGCGCGGCGCTAGGTCCGCGCCGGGCGTCCGGGCAGCAGATCCTCGTGCCGGATGGCGGCCGGTGCCTGGCCCTGGTATTTTCCGACGGAAACAAGCGAGAGCTGTCCCGAGCAGCCCTGGCTGAAGCGCGAGGTCGGGCGGTCCGCCGTCACCGCATTGGGGTTGCCGTTGACACAGGCAATGCCCACGCCTTCGATCCGGCGCGGTGCATACCACGCGCCTGTCGACAGCTGGATCACCCGCGGCATCACGTCCGGGCTGGGCTCGGCGGCGGCCAGTGTCGCGCCGCGCGCGTTCGAAATGGTGATGATGTCACCTTTGCAAATGCCGAGCGCGCGGGCGTCCTCCTCGTTCATCCGGGCCACTTCGCGACCGGCAATCTTGCCCGCCATGCTGGTTGCGCCGAAATCAAGCTGGCTGTGCAGCTTGCCCCTTGGCTGGTTTGCGACCAGCTGAAAGCCGTGCGTGTCTGAAAGCGAGGCGCCGAGCCATTCAGCGGGCGCGAGCCAGGCCGGATGGCCTGGCAGGCCGGTTGAGGCGACGAGCTCGGAGAAGATCTCGATGCGTCCGCTCTGCGTCATGAGCGGCGCGGCGTCGGGGTCGGCATGAAAGGCTTCCATCATGCTGGGCTCATCCGACAACGGCAGCGCCAGCGGTGCGCCGGCCATGAAGCTGTCGAAATCCGGCACCGGGTCCCCCCGCGCTGTCTCATCGCGGTTTCGGTTCGTCCATAGAGATGTTTGAGCCAGTCACGCGCGCTGCGACCTTCCGAATAGGAGTCGGCGCAGCCCAGCCGTTCCGCCAGATCGCAGAAGATGGCGTAGTCATCCCGTGCCTCGCCATAAGGCTCGGTCAGTTTCTGCATCGGCATGAGGAAGGGGTCGCCGGCGCTTGCGCCAATGTCTTCGCGCTCGACGGTCATTGTCGCCGGGAAGATGATGTCGGCATGGCAGGCCGTGGCCGTGCACATGCTTTCATGCACGATGATCGTGTCGGGCCGCGAAAAGGCCTGTTGAAGCCGGCTGAGATCCTGATGGTGGTGGAACGGATTGCCGCCCGCCCAATAGACGAGCTTGATGTCGCCATACCGGCGGGTTGTGCCGCGATAGCTGTATTGCGCCCCCGGATTGAGCAGCAGATCGGAAATTCGCGCCACCGGGATGAAATCTCCCGAGCCGTTGCGTCCCTGGGGAAGCGTCGGCAGCGGCACGGCCAGTTGCGGCTTTCCGTGATTCCCCATCGAGCCCAATGCATAGCTGAAACCCGCGCCGGCCTGGGTGCCGCCAAGCATGGCCGACAACACCAGCGCCATCCATACCGGCTGCTCGCCGTTTTCGGCCCGCTGCAGGCTGTAGCTGACCGTCACCAGCGTCCGCTTGTGCGCCGCCTCTTCGGCCAGCGCTCGGATCTGTGCCGCCGGGACGCCGCAGATCGTCTCGGCCCATTCGGCCGTCTTGGGCTGCCGGTCGGTGTGGCCCTGAAGATAGGCGTTGAGCGCCTCCCATCCGCGTGTGTATTTCGAAATGTAATCGTGATCGACAAGGCCCATGGCCTCGAGGTGATGGGCCATGCCCAGCATCATCGCGACATCGGTTCCCGGGCGTGGCGCGTAGCGCGTGACATTCGCGTCGGTGTTGAAATCATCCCGCAGCGGACTGACGGACGCGAAATGGCATCCGCGCGCAGCCGCCATCCGGATCGTGTCCCGGGCAATATGTTGTGAGGACCCGCCGGGGCTGACTGACAGGTTGCGCACCGGCATCCCGCCAAAGGCAATCACCAGCTCGGTGGTGTCGCGGATATGTTGCCACCAATTGCCCTCCCGCGAAATCCGGGTGGAATTGCCTGCCACCGTGTCGAGGATCACCGAGCCGGCTGCGCTGGAATAGGTATCGACGGCGGCGACATAGCCGCCAAAGGCCATGTTGAGAAAGCGGTGAACCTGGCTCTGCGCATGGTGGAATCGCCCGGCCGAAGACCAGCCATAGGAGCCTCCGAAGACGTGGCGTCCCAGGGTGGCGCCATCGTCGGGAATTCCGCCGCCCAGCCGCTTGAGTTCGGCCGCGGCGATGTCGAGCGCCTTGTCCCAATCCATCTCGATATAGTCGTCGCTGCCGCGCCGGCCATCCGGGCCGGGACCGTCGGTGAGCCAGCCGCGGCGAACCAGCGGCCGCGACAGCCGCGCCGGATGGTTCAGGGCCGAGATCATGTTTTGCAGGATCGGCGAGGGATCGGGATCCTTGTCAAAGGGCTGGATGACGAGTTGGCCGTCCTCGCGGGTCGCGGAAAAAGCGCCCCAATGGCTGCTGTGATAGCGCGGAGAGTTTTCTGTCACAGGGAGGGTCCTTCAGCAGTGTGTGGTGGCGGAACCGCTTTTGTGTCGCGGGCGCATGGTTTCATCGCAAGTTGTAAGGCGGAGCCAGCCATCTGATGCGCGTGGGCGGAAGTGCATTGACGGACACACACAATATTTTCCGCCCCGGCACGACGCCCTGATGCATCACTTGAAAGCCAGGTTTTCTGGCCGTTTGCTGCCATGTCCGGTCCCTCCGCTCTGGCTCCCTCGGTGTCGCTCATCCTGTTCCGGCCTGAAAAAACAGATTGACAGACGGAAGTCAATATTTATACAAGTTGGTAGGCAATAGTTGTAAATATTGGCAATTTATTTTACGCCGGACACATGATGGAGGCATGCTGACCGCGACCTTTCCCGGACCAATCTCCTAACAGGCAGGCCGGTCACATCCTCTGTGCGCGCACAGTGTGTGACTGCTCCAGGCAGACATAAGGCATGAACAGCATGGCGTATAACGCTCCCTTGAAAGTAGGCATCATCGGTGACGGGTTCATGAATCCGGGCTTCTTTCGCAAGGCCTTTGCGGAAAAGCTCGCGCATGGGGATGTCAGCTACAAGGAGCTCGAGCTGGGATGGCCGCTCACGGTCAAATCGACGAAAAAGGATCCAGTCCTCCCGATTGGCGAGTTTGTCGGCCGTCCCGAGGACTATTTCGAGTTTCTCTCCGATATCGATGTGCTGGTGACCCATCTCGCGCCGATCACGGCCGAGAGCCTTGAGCATGCTCCTGGCCTCAAGATCATTGCGGTTTCGCGGGGCGGTCCGATCAATATCGATCGCGCAGCGGCAGCCGAACGCGGGGTTGCGGTGGTCAACACGCCAGGCCGCAATGCTTCCGCGGTCGCCGAGTTCACCATCGCCTCGCTGCTTGCCGAAACCCGCAATATCGTGCGTGGCCACCTCAATGTGATGCAGGGCGAATTCAAGCGCGATTTCTACCATATCGACCATGTCGGGCCTGAACTGTGCGAATTGACCGTCGGCATTGTCGGCTACGGCGACATCGGAATGCGCGTCGCCCGGCTGGCGGCTGCGTTTGGCTCGAAGGTCATCATTTCCGATCCGTTCAAGCAGCTTACCGATGCGGACCATGCGCTCGGCATCACCAAGGTGGAGCTCGGTGAGCTGATTTCCACCGCAGATGTTGTCACGCTTCATCCGCGTGTCACGCCCGAAACTCGCGGCATGATTGGCCGTGCGCAGATCGAACGCATGAAGAAGGGCGCCTATATCGTCAACACCACCCGCGGCGAAGTGCTCGATTATGACGCCTTGTATGATGCGCTCAAAAGCGGACATCTCTCCGGTGCCGCGCTCGACACATTCGATCCAGAGCCGCCGCCCGCCGACTGGCCTCTACTGAGATTGCCGAATGTCACGCTTTCCCCTCACATCGCCGGAGCCTCGCGCTACAGCGTTACCAAAGCAGCCGTCATGATTGCCGAGGATGTGTCGCGCATTCTCGACGGTCAACCTCCACTTCATCCTGCGAGATAATATCCATGGACACTCAAGAGCTAGCCCTGCGCACTGAATTGATCGAAGCCTGCCGGGCCATGAACGGGCTTGGTATCAACAAGGGGACTGCCGGCAATATTTCCGTGCGCTTCCGCGACGGTTTCCTGATTTCACCGACCGGCATTGCCTATGACAAGCTCAAGCCCGAACACGTGGTCTACATGACCTGGGAAGCTGAATTCGAAGGTGACGTGCGTCCGTCAAGCGAATGGCGCTTTCACCGCGACATCCTGCGCTCGCGCGATGATCTCAATGCCGTGGTGCACACCCATTCGACAAATGCCACATCGGTGGCGATCCTCAACAAGGACATCCCGGCCGTGCATTACGCAATCGCCGCCGCGGGCGGTCCGACGATCCGCTGTGCGCCCTATGAAACCTTCGGCTCGCAGGAACTCGCCGATCGCATTCTGGTGGCGCTGGAAGACCGTCGTGCCTGCCTGCTGGCGCATCACGGCGTCATCGCCGCTCATGTCTCGATCGGCCGGGCGCTGTCGCTGGCCGTCACCGTCGAAGAACTGGCGATCCACTATCTCAACTGCCTGCCCATGGGCGAGCCGCCGGTCCTGTCTGACGAGGAGATCGCCCGGGTCGTCGAGAAGTTCAAGACCTATGGCCAGCAATCCGCAGCGACCCAGAAGTCGCTGCAGGCATCGTGAAGACCTAGGCGATGGCGTCAGATCTTGTCCTCTGCCTCGATTCCGGCACCACCAGCGTAAAGGCCGCGGTCTATGACCGGAACGGCCATGCGGTGGCGCGCGCCGAAACTCCGAACGCGGCGCTGTTGCGCTCGGGAAACCGGGTCGAACAGGACATGGATCGCACACTTGCCGATGCGCGGCAGGTGATCGCGGCGTGCCTTGATCAGGTCGAAGGCACGGTTTCCGCGCTGGCGCTGACCGCGCAGGGCGACGGGCTGTGGCCGCTTTCGGGCGATCTTGCCCCGGCGGGCAAGGCGATAACCTGGCTCGACGGGCGCGCTGCGGAACTGGTAGCCGGCATGGCTGACGCTCTGGATGTGGTCGAGACCATCACCTCCGCACGCCCGACCTCGGCATCGCAAACGCTCCAGCTTCTCTGGCTGCAGCACAATGAACCCGAGAGATTTGCGGCGATTCGCTATGCGCTGCGGTTGAAGGAATGGCTGTTCTTCAGCTTTACCGGGGAGCTGCGCGCCGAATATGGCAGCCTGCTGCCGGCCTGGGGCGACTGGCGTACCGGCAAGCCGATCGGTGAAGTGTCAAAAGCGCTGGGGCTGGAAAAGGGAACAGAGTTGTTGCCCGAACCGGGCACGGTCACATCCGCTGGCCTTTCCAGCCAGGCAGCAAGGCAGTTGCGGCTGCCGGAAGGTCTGCCCGTGGTTCTTGGCCCCGGCGATGTGCAGTCGAGCTTCGTCGGCCTCGGTGTCGGCCCCGGCCTTGCGCTGACCCGCGGCTCGGTGTTCGGCACCAGCGCAGTCCATGGCGGCTACTATGCCGGCATCGGCGACATCCCGGACAAGCCGTCAGGCGCGATGATCCAGCGGTTCGCCACGGGGCAGGGCTTTATCTGTTTCCATCCCTGTTTCAACGGCGGCAATCTGATGCGCCATGTCGCAGACCTCGTGGGTGGCGACTTGCCGCGCAATGACCGCCCGGCCTATTCCGGCGTGGTGTTGCATCCCTTCTTCGAGCCGGGTGGCGAGCGCGCGCCTGTGACCAACCCGCTGGCCTCGGCCGCCGCATTCGGGCTTGGCGCCGACACAACGGCTGAGCAGCTTGGATGGGCGGCGCGTGAATCCCTCGCTTTCCTGGCCCGGATGAGCCACGCGGAACTCGGTGACGACGGCAAGAACCGGATCGTGGTGGGCGGCGGCGTGGCCCGGGATCCGGTCCTGATGCAACTGCTTGCGACGGTGCTGGGCCGCAGCGTGCTGCCGCATTCGGGTGGCGACACCGCCCTTCGCGGTCTCGCCGCCATTGCCATGGGCGCGCTTGATGCCGGGCCTGACCGCGGCAAGCCCGATGAGACCTATCTCTCGCCATCGGGCACTGAAATCCAGCCGGAAACCGGCGCCGTGCCTGCTTTCCTGAGCCGCAAGATGGAGCTCTTCGAACAGCTTCTCGCCGATGTGTCCCGGCATTGGGAGGAACTGGCGAAGGTCAGGGAGGACGCGGCCGCACTGACCGGCGGGCAGATCTAAGCAGGGTATCAACAAGCATTGTCCAGGGAGGAAGAGTTGAAATGATCAGGGCCAGACCAGCCGGCGCCGCCGCAGATCTTTGCGAAGATCAGCCATGCCTGTCCTTCCGGATCGGCGGGTTGCGGTTCGCCGTTGCCCGGATGTCCTTGCATCAGGTTGACCGCGCTGCGCCGACCGGTTTCATCTCGGGAGCCCTGGCATGAGCGACACGACAGCACGGCAGCTCAAGATCGTTGAGCAGCGCATTCACTGGTTGTCGCACTGGATGATTCACAATGCCAACCATCTGCGAGACAATCCCGAGGGGATCAAGGTCGGCGGTCATCAGGCCTCGTCGGCGTCGATGGTGTCGATCTTCACCGCGCTCTATTTCTCCGCCCTGCGTCCGCAGGACCGGGTCGCGGTCAAGCCGCATGCGTCGCCGCTGTTTCATGCGATGCATTACCTCATGGGCAATCTCGAGCGCGATGCCATGGAGCGATTCCGCGGCTATGGAGGCGTGCAGTCCTATCCCAGCCGGACCAAGGACAAGGATGACGTGGATTTCTCCACCGGCTCGGTCGGCTTCGGCGCCGCCATCACTGCCTTCAGCTCCATCATCCAGGATTTCATAGCGGCAAAACCCTGGGGCAAGGATCTCACCGAAGGGCGGATGATCTCGCTTATCGGTGATGCCGAGCTTGACGAAGGCAATGTTTATGAAGCGCTTCAGGAAGGCTGGAAGCACGGGCTTCGCAATTGCTGGTGGATCATCGACTACAACAGGCAGTCACTCGACGGCATCGTCCATGAGGGCCTCTGGGAGCGGATCGCGAAGGTCTTCGAGGCCTTTGGCTGGCGCGTCATCAATATCAAATATGGCGTGCTGCAACGCGCCGCCTTTGATGAGCCGGGCGGTTCGCAACTGCGCGACTGGATCGACACCTGCCCGAACCAGGACTATTCGGCCCTGACCTATATGGGGGGCGCGACCTGGCGCAAGCGGCTGATGAACGATCTGGGCGACCAGGGCGACGTGACGCGCCTGATCGAAAGCCGCTCCGACGAGGAACTGGCGGCCCTGATGGAAGGGCTTGGCGGCAACTGCGTTCAGACCATGGCCGAAACCTTCGCGTCGATCGACGACGACCGGCCAACCTGCTTTCTCGCCTATACCGTCAAGGGCTGGGGCACGCCGATCGCGGGTCACAAGGACAACCATGGCGGCCTGATGACCAAGGCCCAGATGGAGATCTGGCAGCAGAATATGTGCGTTCCCGCGGGCAGGGAATGGGACCGTTTTGCCGGAGTCGAGGATGAAGCCGGTTTGCGCGCCTTTCTTGACACCGTGCCGTTCTTCGCGGCCGGCAACCGCCGCCTTGATGATGCCGGGATCGATGTGCCCGCCGTCACCGCGCCCGCTGACAAGGTGATTGCCAGCCAGCTTGCATTCGGCAAGATCATGGACGGTCTGGCGCGCAGCGACACGACGCTGGCCGACCGCATCATGACCGTCTCCCCGGATGTGACCGGGACCACCAGTCTCGGGCCCTGGGTGAACCGCCGCAAGCTGTTTGCCCGCAAGGGCAAGGCCGACCTGTTCCGGTCAGAACGCATTCCCTCGACGGCGAAATGGGATTTCGTGCCCGAAGGCCAGCATCTCGAGCTCGGCATTGCCGAGAACAATCTTTTCACGGCCCTTGCGGCTGCCGGACTGGGGCATTCGCTGTTCGGCAAGCGCCTGTTCCCGATCGGCACGCTCTACGATCCATTTGTCTGCCGCGGGCTCGATGCGCTGATCTATGCCTGCTACCAGGATGCGCGCTTCATGGTGGTCGGCACCCCGTCCGGTGTGACGCTGGCGCCGGAGGGCGGCGCGCACCAGTCCATCGGCACGCCGCTGATCGGCATGAGCCAGGACGGGCTTGCAGCCTTTGAACCGGCCTTC
This window harbors:
- a CDS encoding L-fuculose-phosphate aldolase, whose protein sequence is MDTQELALRTELIEACRAMNGLGINKGTAGNISVRFRDGFLISPTGIAYDKLKPEHVVYMTWEAEFEGDVRPSSEWRFHRDILRSRDDLNAVVHTHSTNATSVAILNKDIPAVHYAIAAAGGPTIRCAPYETFGSQELADRILVALEDRRACLLAHHGVIAAHVSIGRALSLAVTVEELAIHYLNCLPMGEPPVLSDEEIARVVEKFKTYGQQSAATQKSLQAS
- a CDS encoding mandelate racemase/muconate lactonizing enzyme family protein, with product MKIVKAEIFDIDCPRRKSWHPVLLRLTTDEGLTGVGEAAMAYGVGRSGAAHLTKNLVESFALGADPTDTELLWERMYRESFWGLGGGAVVFAAMSAIDMACWDIRGKAAGLPVYKLLGGKTNPSLRSYASQLQFGWGQEQVESLTDPKDYAEAALRAVAEGYSCVKVDPLMFDAEGKRHYDLTRMFQPAQIRMYVDRIEAIRDAIGSDVDIILEVHGATSVTSALQIARACEHLDIFYYEEPVNYQNPKLHEKFAQGTRIPVAGGERIYTRSGLRPYLESQSLDVLQPDIGLTGGLTEAKKVCDYAHMYDVGIQAHVCGSPISTAAALHLETVIPNFTIHEHHTYAMKSWNIELCDVDLQPVQGTFTVPETPGLGIGLNDAVVCRSPNMVITA
- a CDS encoding molybdopterin-dependent oxidoreductase; translation: MTENSPRYHSSHWGAFSATREDGQLVIQPFDKDPDPSPILQNMISALNHPARLSRPLVRRGWLTDGPGPDGRRGSDDYIEMDWDKALDIAAAELKRLGGGIPDDGATLGRHVFGGSYGWSSAGRFHHAQSQVHRFLNMAFGGYVAAVDTYSSAAGSVILDTVAGNSTRISREGNWWQHIRDTTELVIAFGGMPVRNLSVSPGGSSQHIARDTIRMAAARGCHFASVSPLRDDFNTDANVTRYAPRPGTDVAMMLGMAHHLEAMGLVDHDYISKYTRGWEALNAYLQGHTDRQPKTAEWAETICGVPAAQIRALAEEAAHKRTLVTVSYSLQRAENGEQPVWMALVLSAMLGGTQAGAGFSYALGSMGNHGKPQLAVPLPTLPQGRNGSGDFIPVARISDLLLNPGAQYSYRGTTRRYGDIKLVYWAGGNPFHHHQDLSRLQQAFSRPDTIIVHESMCTATACHADIIFPATMTVEREDIGASAGDPFLMPMQKLTEPYGEARDDYAIFCDLAERLGCADSYSEGRSARDWLKHLYGRTETAMRQRGGTRCRISTASWPAHRWRCRCRMSPA
- a CDS encoding 2-hydroxyacid dehydrogenase; the encoded protein is MAYNAPLKVGIIGDGFMNPGFFRKAFAEKLAHGDVSYKELELGWPLTVKSTKKDPVLPIGEFVGRPEDYFEFLSDIDVLVTHLAPITAESLEHAPGLKIIAVSRGGPINIDRAAAAERGVAVVNTPGRNASAVAEFTIASLLAETRNIVRGHLNVMQGEFKRDFYHIDHVGPELCELTVGIVGYGDIGMRVARLAAAFGSKVIISDPFKQLTDADHALGITKVELGELISTADVVTLHPRVTPETRGMIGRAQIERMKKGAYIVNTTRGEVLDYDALYDALKSGHLSGAALDTFDPEPPPADWPLLRLPNVTLSPHIAGASRYSVTKAAVMIAEDVSRILDGQPPLHPAR
- a CDS encoding molybdopterin dinucleotide binding domain-containing protein is translated as MPDFDSFMAGAPLALPLSDEPSMMEAFHADPDAAPLMTQSGRIEIFSELVASTGLPGHPAWLAPAEWLGASLSDTHGFQLVANQPRGKLHSQLDFGATSMAGKIAGREVARMNEEDARALGICKGDIITISNARGATLAAAEPSPDVMPRVIQLSTGAWYAPRRIEGVGIACVNGNPNAVTADRPTSRFSQGCSGQLSLVSVGKYQGQAPAAIRHEDLLPGRPART
- a CDS encoding 1-deoxy-D-xylulose-5-phosphate synthase N-terminal domain-containing protein, which translates into the protein MSDTTARQLKIVEQRIHWLSHWMIHNANHLRDNPEGIKVGGHQASSASMVSIFTALYFSALRPQDRVAVKPHASPLFHAMHYLMGNLERDAMERFRGYGGVQSYPSRTKDKDDVDFSTGSVGFGAAITAFSSIIQDFIAAKPWGKDLTEGRMISLIGDAELDEGNVYEALQEGWKHGLRNCWWIIDYNRQSLDGIVHEGLWERIAKVFEAFGWRVINIKYGVLQRAAFDEPGGSQLRDWIDTCPNQDYSALTYMGGATWRKRLMNDLGDQGDVTRLIESRSDEELAALMEGLGGNCVQTMAETFASIDDDRPTCFLAYTVKGWGTPIAGHKDNHGGLMTKAQMEIWQQNMCVPAGREWDRFAGVEDEAGLRAFLDTVPFFAAGNRRLDDAGIDVPAVTAPADKVIASQLAFGKIMDGLARSDTTLADRIMTVSPDVTGTTSLGPWVNRRKLFARKGKADLFRSERIPSTAKWDFVPEGQHLELGIAENNLFTALAAAGLGHSLFGKRLFPIGTLYDPFVCRGLDALIYACYQDARFMVVGTPSGVTLAPEGGAHQSIGTPLIGMSQDGLAAFEPAFADELAVIMEWAFDYLQRQGKGDLDERTWLRDETGGSVYLRLSTAPVEQPVRAVDESFRQGVIDGAYWLREPGPNCEVIIAYQGVVAPEAIRAAGTLGELRRDVGVLAVTSADRLNAGWSAAQRNRSKGVEAAQSHIERLLQDVPSHCRIVTVIDGHPATLAWIGAVHGHRTIPLGVEHFGQTGTIADLRRHFEIDAKAIIDRVTGLTAGRRRFEQSAP
- a CDS encoding FGGY family carbohydrate kinase; translation: MASDLVLCLDSGTTSVKAAVYDRNGHAVARAETPNAALLRSGNRVEQDMDRTLADARQVIAACLDQVEGTVSALALTAQGDGLWPLSGDLAPAGKAITWLDGRAAELVAGMADALDVVETITSARPTSASQTLQLLWLQHNEPERFAAIRYALRLKEWLFFSFTGELRAEYGSLLPAWGDWRTGKPIGEVSKALGLEKGTELLPEPGTVTSAGLSSQAARQLRLPEGLPVVLGPGDVQSSFVGLGVGPGLALTRGSVFGTSAVHGGYYAGIGDIPDKPSGAMIQRFATGQGFICFHPCFNGGNLMRHVADLVGGDLPRNDRPAYSGVVLHPFFEPGGERAPVTNPLASAAAFGLGADTTAEQLGWAARESLAFLARMSHAELGDDGKNRIVVGGGVARDPVLMQLLATVLGRSVLPHSGGDTALRGLAAIAMGALDAGPDRGKPDETYLSPSGTEIQPETGAVPAFLSRKMELFEQLLADVSRHWEELAKVREDAAALTGGQI